A window from Saccharomyces cerevisiae S288C chromosome XIII, complete sequence encodes these proteins:
- the ERG8 gene encoding phosphomevalonate kinase (Phosphomevalonate kinase; an essential cytosolic enzyme that acts in the biosynthesis of isoprenoids and sterols, including ergosterol, from mevalonate), giving the protein MSELRAFSAPGKALLAGGYLVLDTKYEAFVVGLSARMHAVAHPYGSLQGSDKFEVRVKSKQFKDGEWLYHISPKSGFIPVSIGGSKNPFIEKVIANVFSYFKPNMDDYCNRNLFVIDIFSDDAYHSQEDSVTEHRGNRRLSFHSHRIEEVPKTGLGSSAGLVTVLTTALASFFVSDLENNVDKYREVIHNLAQVAHCQAQGKIGSGFDVAAAAYGSIRYRRFPPALISNLPDIGSATYGSKLAHLVDEEDWNITIKSNHLPSGLTLWMGDIKNGSETVKLVQKVKNWYDSHMPESLKIYTELDHANSRFMDGLSKLDRLHETHDDYSDQIFESLERNDCTCQKYPEITEVRDAVATIRRSFRKITKESGADIEPPVQTSLLDDCQTLKGVLTCLIPGAGGYDAIAVITKQDVDLRAQTANDKRFSKVQWLDVTQADWGVRKEKDPETYLDK; this is encoded by the coding sequence ATGTCAGAGTTGAGAGCCTTCAGTGCCCCAGGGAAAGCGTTACTAGCTGGTGGATATTTAGTTTTAGATACAAAATATGAAGCATTTGTAGTCGGATTATCGGCAAGAATGCATGCTGTAGCCCATCCTTACGGTTCATTGCAAGGGTCTGATAAGTTTGAAGTGCGTGTGAAAAGTAAACAATTTAAAGATGGGGAGTGGCTGTACCATATAAGTCCTAAAAGTGGCTTCATTCCTGTTTCGATAGGCGGATCTAAGAACCctttcattgaaaaagttatcGCTAACGTATTTAGCTACTTTAAACCTAACATGGACGACTACTGCAATAGAAACTTGTTcgttattgatattttctctGATGATGCCTACCATTCTCAGGAGGATAGCGTTACCGAACATCGTGGCAACAGAAGATTGAGTTTTCATTCGCacagaattgaagaagttcCCAAAACAGGGCTGGGCTCCTCGGCAGGTTTAGTCACAGTTTTAACTACAGCTTTGGCCTCCTTTTTTGTATCGGACCTGGAAAATAATGTAGACAAATATAGAGAAGTTATTCATAATTTAGCACAAGTTGCTCATTGTCAAGCTCAGGGTAAAATTGGAAGCGGGTTTGATGTAGCGGCGGCAGCATATGGATCTATCAGATATAGAAGATTCCCACCCGCATTAATCTCTAATTTGCCAGATATTGGAAGTGCTACTTACGGCAGTAAACTGGCGCATTTggttgatgaagaagactGGAATATTACGATTAAAAGTAACCATTTACCTTCGGGATTAACTTTATGGATGGGCGATATTAAGAATGGTTCAGAAACAGTAAAACTGGTCCAGAAGGTAAAAAATTGGTATGATTCGCATATGCCAGAAAGcttgaaaatatatacaGAACTCGATCATGCAAATTCTAGATTTATGGATGGACTATCTAAACTAGATCGCTTACACGAGACTCATGACGATTACAGCGATCAGATATTTGAGTCTCTTGAGAGGAATGACTGTACCTGTCAAAAGTATCCTGAAATCACAGAAGTTAGAGATGCAGTTGCCACAATTAGACGTTCctttagaaaaataacTAAAGAATCTGGTGCCGATATCGAACCTCCCGTACAAACTAGCTTATTGGATGATTGCCAGACCTTAAAAGGAGTTCTTACTTGCTTAATACCTGGTGCTGGTGGTTATGACGCCATTGCAGTGATTACTAAGCAAGATGTTGATCTTAGGGCTCAAACCGCTAATGACAAAAGATTTTCTAAGGTTCAATGGCTGGATGTAACTCAGGCTGACTGGGGTGTtaggaaagaaaaagatcCGGAAACTTATCTTGATAAATAA
- the FMP42 gene encoding Fmp42p (hypothetical protein; the authentic, non-tagged protein is detected in highly purified mitochondria in high-throughput studies; physical interaction with Atg27p suggests a possible role in autophagy; targeted to vacuole via AP-3 pathway), with protein MTSTRTLRYAQVACACIWCLFSAGIIFGFAALKPILISEGVYHELCDPKDGDRLLCTAQDLKLNFIFALSATVTNIMALPVGKILDMYGPRVCGIIGSCLLFLASGNFISAKHLVSLWDPYLVGYTLLAVAGPFVFISCFQLANSFPQRSGTVLALLTGSFDSSSALFLLYRLLYQNWFPTLNVSRFFTLYLIVPVFILACQLTIMPHSSYKTVNHIAKIAVEGLDENGRLIEGDTGSGIIPDEQERQSLIAIEREEDSIPSRPQRRKSVLETYVEDKLQKKSGGIFGVLHGKSAYEQIKSPWFYLMLLFALVAMLRINYFIATVRTQEEYLLNDPDLALKLNSIFDMLLPLGGAVSIPFIGLLLDHTDTLSTLTILFTTSTAIGVFGLIPNSFTWNLIGIVLLVVYRPFYYTVVSDYSSKVFGFDTFGTVYGLLSCICGIFNMSQNLLDKWTHTTFNMNPFPINLTLVILTVVFSLTLTFYIRSQILPKPVNERGLSSNYQTI; from the coding sequence ATGACCAGTACAAGAACGTTGAGATACGCACAGGTTGCCTGTGCTTGTATCTGGTGTCTTTTTTCAGCTGGTATTATCTTTGGATTTGCTGCTTTGAAACCTATTTTAATTTCAGAAGGTGTATACCATGAATTGTGTGATCCTAAGGATGGTGATAGATTATTATGTACTGCACAGGATCTGAAAttaaattttatatttgctCTCAGTGCTACTGTAACAAACATCATGGCCCTTCCTGTCGGTAAGATTTTGGATATGTATGGACCTCGTGTCTGCGGAATAATAGGATCATGTCTCTTGTTCCTAGCAAGCGGTAATTTTATTTCTGCCAAGCATCTAGTGTCTCTTTGGGACCCATATCTTGTCGGTTACACGCTTTTGGCAGTTGCCGGTCCGTTCGTCTTCATTTCATGTTTTCAATTGGCAAATAGCTTCCCACAAAGATCAGGAACCGTATTGGCCCTACTAACAGGATCATTTGATTCGTCATCTGCGCTGTTTCTGTTATATAGGTTGTTATATCAAAACTGGTTTCCTACCTTGAACGTTTCCAGATTTTTCACCCTATATTTGATTGTTCCAGTGTTTATTCTTGCCTGTCAACTCACGATAATGCCTCATTCTTCCTACAAAACTGTCAATCACATTGCTAAGATCGCTGTGGAAGGTTTAGATGAAAACGGAAGACTCATCGAGGGTGATACAGGCTCCGGTATCATCCCTGATGAACAGGAACGTCAATCGTTGATTGCAATCGAGCGTGAAGAAGATAGTATCCCATCAAGGCCGCAGAGAAGGAAATCGGTATTGGAAACTTACGTTGAAGATAAGTTGCAGAAAAAGTCAGGCGGCATATTCGGAGTCTTGCATGGGAAATCCGCTTATGAACAAATAAAGAGTCCGTGGTTTTATTTAATGCTTTTATTTGCGCTTGTTGCCATGCTGAGGATAAACTATTTTATTGCTACCGTCAGAACACAAGAAGAATACTTATTAAATGATCCTGATTTAGCACTAAAATTgaattccatttttgataTGTTACTTCCACTTGGCGGTGCTGTTTCCATACCATTTATTGGGCTGCTCTTGGACCATACAGATACTTTGTCCACTCTCACAATATTGTTCACCACTTCTACCGCTATAGGTGTTTTTGGCTTGATTCCAAATTCATTCACTTGGAACTTAATAGGTATAGTACTTCTGGTAGTGTACAGACCATTTTATTACACAGTTGTTTCTGattattcttcaaaagtttttggaTTTGACACATTTGGTACTGTTTATGGGTTATTGTCCTGCATTTGTGGTATTTTCAACATGAGTCAAAACTTACTGGACAAATGGACACATACTACTTTCAACATGAATCCATTCCCAATAAACCTTACACTGGTAATCCTCACAGTCGTTTTTTCACTAACTTTAACATTTTACATACGATCTCAGATTTTGCCCAAGCCCGTGAATGAAAGAGGATTGTCCTCCAACTACCAAACTATCTGA
- the FSH2 gene encoding putative serine hydrolase (Putative serine hydrolase that localizes to the cytoplasm; sequence is similar to S. cerevisiae Fsh1p and Fsh3p and the human candidate tumor suppressor OVCA2), which translates to MTKNVLMLHGLAQSGDYFASKTKGFRAEMEKLGYKLYYPTAPNEFPPADVPDFLGEVIADAPGDGENTGVLAWLENDPSTGGYFIPQTTIDYLHNYVLENGPFAGIVGFSQGAGVAGYLATDFNGLLGLTTEEQPPLEFFMAVSGFRFQPQQYQEQYDLHPISVPSLHVQGELDTITEPAKVQGLYNSCTEDSRTLLMHSGGHFVPNSRGFVRKVAQWLQQLT; encoded by the coding sequence ATGACGAAGAATGTATTGATGTTACATGGGCTTGCGCAGTCAGGTGACTACTTTGCCTCTAAGACAAAGGGGTTTCGCGCCGAAATGGAAAAGTTAGGATATAAACTCTACTATCCAACAGCACCCAATGAATTTCCCCCAGCTGATGTTCCTGATTTCTTGGGTGAGGTAATTGCTGATGCACCTGGGGATGGTGAGAATACCGGTGTGCTTGCGTGGCTAGAGAATGACCCTTCCACCGGTGGCTATTTCATACCGCAGACGACAATCGACTATTTACACAATTATGTCCTTGAAAATGGTCCATTTGCAGGTATTGTAGGATTTAGTCAAGGAGCCGGTGTAGCTGGATACCTAGCAACGGATTTCAATGGTTTGTTGGGCCTTACAACAGAAGAACAGCCGCCGCTAGAATTTTTCATGGCGGTCAGTGGTTTCAGGTTCCAACCACAACAGTATCAAGAACAGTACGACCTGCATCCAATATCGGTCCCATCTCTACATGTTCAAGGAGAACTTGACACTATCACAGAGCCGGCCAAAGTGCAAGGCCTATATAACTCTTGTACGGAAGACTCTCGCACTTTACTAATGCACTCTGGGGGCCACTTTGTGCCGAACTCAAGAGGGTTTGTGAGAAAAGTGGCTCAATGGCTCCAGCAGTTGACCTGA
- the UBP8 gene encoding ubiquitin-specific protease UBP8 (Ubiquitin-specific protease component of the SAGA acetylation complex; required for SAGA (Spt-Ada-Gcn5-Acetyltransferase)-mediated deubiquitination of histone H2B), with translation MSICPHIQQVFQNEKSKDGVLKTCNAARYILNHSVPKEKFLNTMKCGTCHEINSGATFMCLQCGFCGCWNHSHFLSHSKQIGHIFGINSNNGLLFCFKCEDYIGNIDLINDAILAKYWDDVCTKTMVPSMERRDGLSGLINMGSTCFMSSILQCLIHNPYFIRHSMSQIHSNNCKVRSPDKCFSCALDKIVHELYGALNTKQASSSSTSTNRQTGFIYLLTCAWKINQNLAGYSQQDAHEFWQFIINQIHQSYVLDLPNAKEVSRANNKQCECIVHTVFEGSLESSIVCPGCQNNSKTTIDPFLDLSLDIKDKKKLYECLDSFHKKEQLKDFNYHCGECNSTQDAIKQLGIHKLPSVLVLQLKRFEHLLNGSNRKLDDFIEFPTYLNMKNYCSTKEKDKHSENGKVPDIIYELIGIVSHKGTVNEGHYIAFCKISGGQWFKFNDSMVSSISQEEVLKEQAYLLFYTIRQVN, from the coding sequence ATGAGCATTTGTCCACATATACAGCAAGTATTTCAGAATGAAAAGTCTAAAGATGGGGTTCTAAAAACGTGCAATGCTGCCAGGTATATATTAAATCATTCCGTACCCAAGGAAAAATTCTTAAACACCATGAAATGTGGTACATGCCACGAAATAAACTCTGGTGCAACTTTCATGTGTCTACAATGTGGATTTTGTGGATGTTGGAACCATTCGCATTTTCTCTCTCACAGTAAACAGATTGGTCACATATTTGGTATCAACTCAAATAATGGCCTTTTATTTTGCTTCAAATGTGAGGACTATATAGGGAATATCGATCTGATTAACGATGCTATCCTAGCGAAGTATTGGGACGACGTGTGCACAAAGACCATGGTTCCTAGCATGGAAAGAAGAGATGGGCTTTCTGGCCTGATCAACATGGGATCCACTTGTTTCATGAGTAGTATTCTCCAATGTCTAATCCATAACCCTTACTTTATTAGGCACTCAATGAGTCAAATTCATTCTAATAATTGTAAAGTGCGTTCTCCAGATAAATGTTTTTCATGTGCACTCGATAAAATTGTTCATGAACTTTATGGAGCGCTGAATACAAAGCAAGCTTCTTCGTCATCTACATCTACTAATCGGCAAACCGGATTCATATATCTTTTAACTTGTGCCTGgaaaatcaatcaaaatCTAGCAGGGTATTCACAACAAGATGCTCATGAATTTTGGCAGTTTATAATTAACCAAATCCACCAAAGCTATGTTCTTGATTTGCCAAATGCCAAGGAAGTCAGCAGAGCAAATAATAAGCAGTGTGAATGCATAGTGCATACTGTGTTTGAGGGCTCCTTGGAAAGTTCTATTGTGTGTCCAGGCTGTCAAAATAATTCAAAGACAACCATTGATCCATTCTTGGATCTTTCTCTGGATATCAAggataagaaaaaactttatGAATGTCTTGACAGTTTCcataaaaaagaacagtTGAAGGATTTCAACTATCATTGTGGGGAGTGTAACAGCACTCAAGATGCAATAAAGCAACTAGGCATACACAAATTACCATCGGTTTTGGTTTTgcaattgaaaagattCGAACACCTACTTAATGGAAGTAACAGAAAACTAGACgattttattgaatttccaACTTATttaaatatgaaaaattactgTTCAACgaaggaaaaagataaGCATTCTGAAAATGGCAAGGTTCCAGACATTATTTACGAATTAATCGGTATTGTTTCCCACAAGGGGACGGTTAATGAGGGACATTATATTgcattttgtaaaatttctGGAGGGCAATGGTTTAAATTCAATGATTCCATGGTCTCCTCTATATCTCAAGAAGAGGTTTTAAAGGAACAGGcatatttattattctaCACCATTCGTCAAGTAAATTGA
- the MRE11 gene encoding MRX complex nuclease subunit (Nuclease subunit of the MRX complex with Rad50p and Xrs2p; complex functions in repair of DNA double-strand breaks and in telomere stability; Mre11p associates with Ser/Thr-rich ORFs in premeiotic phase; nuclease activity required for MRX function; widely conserved; forms nuclear foci upon DNA replication stress), with protein sequence MDYPDPDTIRILITTDNHVGYNENDPITGDDSWKTFHEVMMLAKNNNVDMVVQSGDLFHVNKPSKKSLYQVLKTLRLCCMGDKPCELELLSDPSQVFHYDEFTNVNYEDPNFNISIPVFGISGNHDDASGDSLLCPMDILHATGLINHFGKVIESDKIKVVPLLFQKGSTKLALYGLAAVRDERLFRTFKDGGVTFEVPTMREGEWFNLMCVHQNHTGHTNTAFLPEQFLPDFLDMVIWGHEHECIPNLVHNPIKNFDVLQPGSSVATSLCEAEAQPKYVFILDIKYGEAPKMTPIPLETIRTFKMKSISLQDVPHLRPHDKDATSKYLIEQVEEMIRDANEETKQKLADDGEGDMVAELPKPLIRLRVDYSAPSNTQSPIDYQVENPRRFSNRFVGRVANGNNVVQFYKKRSPVTRSKKSGINGTSISDRDVEKLFSESGGELEVQTLVNDLLNKMQLSLLPEVGLNEAVKKFVDKDEKTALKEFISHEISNEVGILSTNEEFLRTDDAEEMKALIKQVKRANSVRPTPPKENDETNFAFNGNGLDSFRSSNREVRTGSPDITQSHVDNESRITHISQAESSKPTSKPKRVRTATKKKIPAFSDSTVISDAENELGDNNDAQDDVDIDENDIIMVSTDEEDASYGLLNGRKTKTKTRPAASTKTASRRGKGRASRTPKTDILGSLLAKKRK encoded by the coding sequence ATGGACTATCCTGATCCAGACACAATAAGGATTTTAATTACTACAGATAATCATGTGGGTTACAACGAAAATGATCCCATTACTGGCGATGATTCTTGGAAAACTTTCCATGAAGTCATGATGCTGGCCAAAAATAACAACGTAGACATGGTTGTACAGTCCGGTGATCTTTTTCACGTGAATAAGCCTTCCAAGAAGTCACTCTACCAAGTACTGAAGACTTTGAGATTATGTTGCATGGGTGACAAGCCTTGCGAGTTAGAATTATTGAGCGATCCCTCACAAGTTTTTCACTACGATGAATTTACCAACGTTAACTATGAGGACCCCAACTTTAATATTTCTATTCCCGTATTCGGCATATCAGGTAATCATGATGATGCGTCGGGGGACTCACTGTTGTGTCCTATGGATATACTTCATGCGACTGGTCTAATAAATCATTTCGGGAAAGTCATCGAATCtgataaaataaaagtcgtgccattattatttcaGAAAGGGTCCACTAAGTTAGCATTGTACGGATTAGCCGCTGTTCGTGATGAAAGGTTATTTAGAACTTTTAAGGATGGTGGTGTCACTTTTGAAGTACCGACTATGCGAGAAGGTGAATGGTTTAATTTAATGTGCGTCCATCAAAATCATACAGGTCACACGAATACTGCATTTTTACCTGAACAGTTCTTGCCAGATTTCCTGGATATGGTGATATGGGGTCATGAACATGAGTGTATTCCGAATCTCGTACACAATCcaattaaaaattttgatgtaTTACAACCAGGTTCATCTGTAGCTACTTCACTTTGTGAGGCTGAGGCACAACCCAAGTATGTCTTTATCCTTGACATAAAGTATGGAGAAGCACCAAAAATGACACCTATTCCTCTTGAGACTATACGGAcattcaaaatgaaatcCATTTCGTTACAAGATGTTCCCCATTTGAGGCCTCACGATAAAGATGCTACGTCTAAGTATCTTATTGAACaagttgaagaaatgaTCCGCGACGCTAATGAGGAAACTAAACAAAAATTAGCGGACGATGGTGAAGGTGACATGGTTGCGGAATTACCGAAACCATTGATCAGATTACGTGTTGATTATAGTGCACCCTCCAATACACAATCCCCAATAGATTACCAAGTTGAAAACCCGCGTAGATTTAGCAATCGATTTGTGGGACGTGTTGCTAACGGTAATAACGTTGTGCagttttataaaaaaaggtcACCTGTAACTAGATCAAAAAAATCCGGTATAAATGGAACAAGCATCAGTGATAGAGATGTTGAGAAACTTTTCAGCGAAAGTGGCGGTGAACTAGAAGTTCAAACTTTGGTTAATGATCTCTTGAACAAAATGCAACTATCTTTATTACCAGAAGTTGGTTTGAATGAAGCAGTAAAGAAGTTTGTAGATAAAGATGAGAAAACAGCTCttaaagaatttattaGCCATGAAATATCGAACGAAGTTGGAATATTATCTACGAATGAAGAATTTCTGAGAACAGATGATGCAGAGGAAATGAAAGCGCTTATAAAACAGGTTAAGCGTGCTAACAGTGTTAGGCCGACTCCCcctaaagaaaatgatgagaCAAATTTCGCATTCAATGGTAATGGGCTAGATTCCTTCCGGTCTAGTAATAGAGAAGTAAGAACTGGATCTCCAGACATTACCCAATCACATGTTGATAATGAATCAAGAATAACCCATATTAGTCAAGCGGAAAGCAGTAAGCCAACGAGCAAACCCAAACGAGTGCGAACTGcaacgaaaaagaaaattcctGCTTTTTCAGACTCAACTGTCATATCCGATGCAGAAAATGAACTCGGTGATAATAACGATGCTCAAGATGATGTTGATATTGATGAGAATGACATAATTATGGTCAGTACTGACGAAGAGGACGCTAGTTATGGTTTACTTAATGGTcgaaaaacaaaaacaaagacTCGTCCTGCTGCGAGCACCAAAACCGCTTCCAGAAGGGGAAAAGGAAGAGCATCAAGGACGCCAAAGACGGATATTCTTGGAAGTCTCCTTgctaagaaaagaaaatag
- the MRPL44 gene encoding mitochondrial 54S ribosomal protein mL53 MRPL44 (Mitochondrial ribosomal protein of the large subunit; protein abundance increases in response to DNA replication stress) translates to MITKYFSKVIVRFNPFGKEAKVARLVLAAIPPTQRNMGTQIQSEIISDYNKVKPLVKVTYKDKKEMEVDPSNMNFQELANHFDRHSKQLDLKHMLEMH, encoded by the exons ATGATAACTAAATACTTCAGTAAGGTAATTGTCAGGTTTAATCCCTTTGGCAAGGAAG CGAAAGTTGCTAGGTTAGTACTTGCTGCCATTCCACCAACGCAACGAAACATGGGCACGCAGATTCAATCGGAAATTATCTCAGATTACAATAAAGTCAAGCCTCTTGTGAAAGTAACCTACAAggacaaaaaagaaatggaagtCGATCCATCAAACATGAACTTTCAGGAATTAGCCAATCATTTCGACCGTCACTCGAAACAGCTGGATCTCAAACATATGTTGGAAATGCATTGA
- the ORA1 gene encoding oxidoreductase (NADP(+)-dependent serine dehydrogenase and carbonyl reductase; acts on serine, L-allo-threonine, and other 3-hydroxy acids; catalyzes the reduction of (S)-alpha-acetolactate to 2,3-dimethylglycerate; short-chain dehydrogenase/reductase (SDR) family member; GFP fusion protein localizes to the cytoplasm and nucleus): MSQGRKAAERLAKKTVLITGASAGIGKATALEYLEASNGDMKLILAARRLEKLEELKKTIDQEFPNAKVHVAQLDITQAEKIKPFIENLPQEFKDIDILVNNAGKALGSDRVGQIATEDIQDVFDTNVTALINITQAVLPIFQAKNSGDIVNLGSIAGRDAYPTGSIYCASKFAVGAFTDSLRKELINTKIRVILIAPGLVETEFSLVRYRGNEEQAKNVYKDTTPLMADDVADLIVYATSRKQNTVIADTLIFPTNQASPHHIFRG, translated from the coding sequence ATGTCCCAAGGTAGAAAAGCTGCAGAAAGATTGGCTAAGAAGACTGTCCTCATTACAGGTGCATCTGCTGGTATTGGTAAGGCGACCGCATTAGAGTACTTGGAGGCATCCAATGGTGATATGAAACTGATCTTGGCTGCTAGAAGATTAGAAAAGCTCGAggaattgaagaagaccATTGATCAAGAGTTTCCAAACGCAAAAGTTCATGTGGCCCAGCTGGATATCACTcaagcagaaaaaatcaagcCCTTCATTGAAAACTTGCCACAAGAGTTCAAGGATATTGACATTCTGGTGAACAATGCCGGAAAGGCTCTTGGCAGTGACCGTGTGGGCCAGATCGCAACGGAGGATATCCAGGACGTGTTTGACACCAACGTCACGGCTTTAATCAATATCACACAAGCTGTACTGCCCATATTCCAAGCCAAGAATTCAGGAGATATTGTAAATTTGGGTTCAATCGCTGGCAGAGACGCATACCCAACAGGTTCTATCTATTGTGCCTCTAAGTTTGCCGTGGGGGCGTTCACTGATAGTTTGAGAAAGGAGCTCATCAACACTAAAATTAGAGTCATTCTAATTGCACCAGGGCTAGTCGAGACTGAATTTTCACTAGTTAGATACAGAGGTAACGAGGAACAAGCCAAGAATGTTTACAAGGATACTACCCCATTGATGGCTGATGACGTGGCTGATCTGATCGTCTATGCAACTTccagaaaacaaaatactGTAATTGCAGACACTTTAATCTTTCCAACAAACCAAGCGTCACCTCATCATATCTTCCGTGGATAA